A region from the Fibrobacter sp. genome encodes:
- the nikR gene encoding nickel-responsive transcriptional regulator NikR produces MRELYRFGISLEKSLIDAFDKHIKSRKYHNRSEAIRDLIREELVQKKWTEGGVVAGAIVMTYDHHKRELVTKMLDIQHDFQGTILSTQHVHLDHHHCLEIIAVRGKARDVERLSTSLKALVGVKHLSLSISQSGDEAD; encoded by the coding sequence ATGCGTGAATTGTACCGCTTTGGAATCTCTCTTGAGAAAAGTTTGATCGATGCTTTTGATAAGCACATCAAATCCCGGAAATACCATAACAGGTCTGAGGCCATACGTGACCTGATTCGTGAAGAACTGGTACAGAAAAAGTGGACCGAGGGCGGTGTTGTGGCCGGCGCCATCGTCATGACTTATGATCATCATAAAAGAGAACTGGTTACTAAGATGCTGGATATCCAGCATGACTTTCAGGGTACCATCCTTTCTACTCAGCATGTGCACCTCGACCATCACCACTGCCTCGAAATTATTGCGGTCAGAGGGAAAGCCAGAGATGTCGAGCGGCTTTCAACCAGCCTTAAAGCGCTTGTGGGTGTAAAACACCTCAGTCTCAGTATTTCCCAGTCAGGCGATGAGGCTGATTGA
- a CDS encoding dihydroorotate dehydrogenase: MNFGVEIGNKRLPNPVGVASGTFGYGSEYEELIDLSCIGAIYTKAVTLNPRGGNDIPRIVETPAGILNSIGLANVGVERFLSEKVPFLEKLPCALVTNVAGSTQDEYCEVISRLETCDSIWGYEVNISCPNVKHGGMAFGTDPDQTYKLTNSLRKLTSKPLILKLSPNVTDITIIARAAQDGGADAVSCINTLVGMVIDTKRKRPVLPMKTGGLSGPAIRPIGVAMTYKVSRAVTIPVIGMGGILNADDAIQYLLAGASAVQIGTGNFIDPKIASRVFDGIRQYASEHNLESISDFHSFLD, from the coding sequence ATGAATTTCGGCGTAGAAATCGGTAATAAGCGTTTACCCAATCCGGTGGGAGTGGCATCGGGTACTTTCGGATATGGCAGTGAGTATGAGGAGTTAATTGATCTCTCCTGTATAGGTGCAATTTACACAAAAGCAGTCACACTCAATCCGCGCGGAGGCAATGACATTCCCCGGATCGTAGAGACTCCTGCCGGCATCCTCAACTCCATCGGATTGGCCAATGTCGGAGTAGAACGTTTCCTCAGTGAGAAGGTCCCTTTCCTTGAAAAACTTCCATGCGCCCTGGTGACAAACGTTGCCGGATCGACACAGGATGAGTACTGTGAGGTTATTTCGAGGCTGGAAACCTGCGATTCAATCTGGGGATATGAGGTAAACATCTCCTGCCCGAATGTGAAACATGGAGGAATGGCGTTCGGGACTGATCCAGACCAGACCTATAAACTTACCAACAGCCTCAGAAAACTAACCTCAAAACCCCTTATCCTGAAATTATCCCCGAATGTCACAGATATTACAATAATCGCCAGAGCTGCCCAGGATGGCGGGGCTGATGCCGTATCATGCATTAACACACTGGTCGGAATGGTAATAGACACTAAGAGGAAACGTCCGGTCCTTCCCATGAAAACCGGAGGACTCTCCGGGCCGGCCATTCGACCCATAGGAGTAGCAATGACATACAAAGTCAGCCGCGCGGTGACAATTCCGGTCATCGGTATGGGTGGAATTCTCAACGCCGATGATGCGATCCAGTACCTTCTTGCCGGGGCCTCCGCAGTTCAGATAGGCACAGGTAACTTTATCGATCCCAAAATCGCATCAAGAGTTTTTGACGGAATACGGCAGTACGCCTCAGAACACAATCTTGAAAGCATTTCGGATTTCCATTCTTTTCTGGATTGA
- a CDS encoding dihydroorotate dehydrogenase electron transfer subunit: MEQFSAKIIKNHPVNDAFLEMEMAWEAAEIPSPGQFLTIRVSDIAIPLLRRPFAISSFDPLKRTCSIIYQVRGCATEILSAKKAGEVIDVIGPMGNGFPPFSGSKALLIAGGTGLGPILFLSATLRNSAINTRFIFGCRSKTLIPQSVSFTRENPIICTDDGSEGFHGTTADYLNSIANEIDPDSAVFCCGPHPMLAACHLFALKKQIPCFVSVEQIMACGVGACMGCAVKTIDPPGYKRACKEGPVFNSLELDWQLT, encoded by the coding sequence TTTTCTGGAAATGGAAATGGCCTGGGAAGCAGCAGAGATTCCCAGTCCGGGTCAATTTCTCACTATTCGGGTTTCTGATATTGCCATACCATTGCTTCGCAGACCCTTCGCAATCTCATCATTTGATCCACTGAAAAGAACCTGCTCGATAATCTATCAGGTACGCGGGTGTGCAACCGAAATCCTGTCCGCAAAAAAAGCTGGTGAAGTTATCGATGTTATTGGCCCAATGGGAAACGGTTTTCCCCCATTTTCCGGCAGCAAAGCACTCCTTATAGCAGGTGGAACAGGCCTGGGACCTATCCTCTTTTTGTCTGCCACACTTAGAAACTCCGCAATAAACACCAGATTTATCTTCGGATGCCGCTCAAAAACTCTTATACCACAATCTGTTTCTTTCACCAGAGAGAATCCGATTATCTGCACAGATGACGGCAGCGAGGGTTTTCATGGCACCACAGCAGACTATTTAAACTCCATTGCCAATGAGATTGACCCGGATTCGGCTGTTTTTTGTTGCGGACCACACCCGATGCTGGCTGCCTGCCATCTTTTCGCGTTAAAAAAGCAGATTCCTTGTTTTGTTTCAGTTGAGCAGATCATGGCCTGTGGTGTAGGAGCATGTATGGGTTGTGCGGTCAAAACCATCGATCCTCCGGGATATAAACGCGCCTGCAAAGAGGGCCCGGTTTTTAACAGCCTGGAACTGGACTGGCAGCTAACATGA